The genomic DNA ACACACACAAGTCGTAACTGTCCACACAGCACAGCTGCTGGCAAGTGTTGGCCCGTCCACAACTGTGTTCATGAGTCAGGGGGTTACGAACGCATCGCCATCGCGCGTTTGGTTGGAGTTGATTTCTCCGCCGTTTCGGGCCGAGAGAAACCGCGCAACATCGATCAACAGCGACTCTTTCTCTGCCATACAAAAGAGTGAACCGAAAGACGCGTATACGCGCGTACGGACGACAATCGAAACGCAAATTATCTCATCGCAGCCACCTGAGTGAAGGGAACAGCACCAGCCTTGCGATGTCGTCATTCTAGCTCGGTTGAAGAGATGAGGAGAATGACGAACATGCACAGTGATGGACATTTGTATAAGTATGGGCTTTgcattcaaatcccatccggaccgttcccccgtagtgagggctgactgTCCAAGTTCGttgtatcattaagtctagcaaGTCAGAGCATCTAGACTAGACAGCAGATAAGGACAATTTTTAATTgtcaaaattttaatttttgtaaaaagAGCCAGATTTGAATCTATGCAAATCATACTTTCTTAAGAGGATTTAGCTTATCGGCTACAgccaatttaaaattcaattcgaTAATGGAAGGCTAAAATAGTCTGAGTTGGAGGAAAGGAGACTGAGTTTCGAATCCCGTCTGGAACAAATACGTTGGACTGCCATTTTAGCTACGAGTTTCATTCAGTCAAGGAAGcaagaaatggtaggccgagacttcTAGAGGTGGTAGAttcaaagaagaaggagaaacaGCTGATCAGCATATAGTTCATCGTACTCTTTTCTGCCAACTCCAAAAAGAGAATGATCGTCTGTAGAACCCCTCGCTTCTTCAAATTCGGCTGTCCAAGACTGTGGCCAAATTTTGTATGACTTTGGCTGAGTTTGAAACAGTTCTGTTCTCCGTGTATCAGTACCAGCTACCCAAGACACGAAAGATTGTAGGTAAAATCTCATTAGCACCAGGACAGCAGGCTGCAGCGTCTCGCAACACAGCGCTGCCCTAGTattcaaaaattaattaaactggTGCCACTATGCGCATCGTAAAAGGATGGCGAACGCTTACCCGAAAACACCTCTAAGCTCCTATACACGCTTACAAACACTCCCAGCACTGTGTCGCTCAGCAACGGTACTATGGCAACATTCACGGCAGCATgaaagaaaaagggacaacGAAGGGACCAACCCAAAAAGGGGAGGAAACGGCACTAGCGGCGTCGGGCGCACCGCGGCCATTATGCTGCTCTCCAGGCACGGCTCGGCAAAGTGGGCTGAGCGATGGGCCTTTTCTCCAGCAGCTGGCAAACGTTGCTCTCCGTCGGAACGAATCACATCTCCGGAGCGAACGCGGCGCGCAGCGAACAGTCGCGTACCAGCAGCTCGACACCGTACCGTGCCGTGGCTATGTTGTGAGgccagtgtgtttttttgttttgctttttttttgttcgttgtttcgattaatatttatttacttttacgCGCTCTCGAATGCGCGCGGCTGGAAAGGCTTGTACAGTGGTGGTGTTTGGAATTGTGTGATCGTTGTGATAAGCAATCGACTGCTGATGTGAGTTGCAGTTGTGAGTTGTTTTAAAAGTTACACTACACAGTGAAAACAACAAAGTGAGTGTGCGAATTGCTGGGATAGGTCGTCCCTGCGCGCTCCAGTAAATGTGACGCGTGTGCCCGCCATTAAACGTCCAACAAGTGTCCTCAGATTGTGCCTCCCGTGCCTTGACCGAAGTTTAGTGTAAAAGTTGAGTTTTGCTATCGTGCGCAATCACGTAGCGAATTGTTGCTGCGGCCCAGTTGAACcgagaaaaaagccagcggccaacgccaaccagACCAGACCGCTCATTAGCTCGGGGTCAGATAGCGTTCAAAGGGAAAGCAACAGCGGCAACTGCAGCACCATCGGTAACAAACGGCAAGGTGAGTTCGCGGCAGAGTGAGCTTTTCGGCAGCCTGCGAGATTGGCCCCAATTTGGTGTGTATTTTTCCCTTCTTGCAATCAAAACGAATCCCACTGATTGAACGtggcgcagcagcagcagcgcttgTTGCGTCTTCTGTTTTCGGGTTTTGCGGTAATGCGTTGTGCCTCCCAGGCTGCCGTAGGTGCAGGGAATCCACAGAAATCGAATCCATCCACGACAGCAAACAGATGGTACCGGGGCATGGGAAGCGTGTGAGGCAGAAGAGCAGAACCAGACACATCCGCCACCGCATCATTACAGAGACCCTGAGCGGGTCTGAGCTTCGAGCATGGGCGAGATGAGCCCGAACAATGACGTCGGCATTGTCATTGTCGACGACTGTCGGAGCAGGCAGCAGGGCCTGAGGGATTCGTGGGGCGGCCGGCGGGAGGGCTAGCTAGCGACACGAGCTCAAGCTTCATGGTGGGGACATGGTAGTCACGCAGCACATGACGACCACCCTAGCCAGAGCTGCAGTGCAAACAAgtgtcatttttattaaccTTTGCTGAGGAGGCTGGCCATCCCTCCTCTAGCGGCCTCGGCTCGGTCGACGGATGGATCAAATAATGCGCATCGCTGGAACCTCACTCTGGGCCCTCGCCCCGCGCAGTATTCGGTGACACGCTCCCGTTGGGTAAGAAGAGCACCCGAAGCATAGCATGCGGCACAGCCGGCCTTCCAAACACGGTCAGAAGAGTGTACGTGTGCGGTTGGATGTATGTGTGATGTTTTTTGCGCGTTCTTTCGGTAACGCCACGGACGAAAAATATTGCTTATGATGCAATTATATGGAAGCCGAGGCCGTTGCATCAGATTTCCTTCAGAACAAATCTTCGGACAAATTACAGAATTTCTGGAACTGGATTAATAACCGGTGCCTtcttgagattttttttttttgaggcgGAACAACCTCCCCAACTTATCGGCCGGTGCAATCGAGCCAGCCGGCCAACCAATCCTAATCTGTCGCCGTTAGCAATTTAGACGCACAAGGCTGCAACCTCACGACGCCCAGCCCAACGTGGTGCAGCGAGCGAACGATGCCCGAGTGCCGCTTTCGAACCTCCTCTAAATGGGAGTTGGAATTGGTAGAGgcagcacacagacacacacacacacacacacaccgaacaaaaaaacgttcCAGAAGTTGGTCCAAGCAATCTGATGGCCTCGACCTGCGCGCACCAACCCTTCATTCATCTCCAACCATTTCCGAGCCGAGCCGTTTAGCCCTAATGGAATTGGAATGTTTGATTGGAATGAATTGGAATCCACGATCTTCTCGCTCGCACCAACGCGGTACCCGAGGTCGCACTGTCCGCCGCGGCAACTTCTTCTTTGCCTACGCGGTTACCTTCTTCGTGTGTACTACTTTCCCACCCCACCTAGTCTACCAGTTGTGGCCAAACTGCTGCCAGGTTCTGGCGATCGTTCTTTTCGCTCCCAAGATCACGTACCTTCCGCCGAGGGGAAGATCAGTCGTGTAGGCATGCTACAGGCGACCCGGCTTGCTACATTCTTCTGCTCTGTGGACAGAACCAATTAACACATACTACTGCACCTTTTGGCCCGGGGGACACTTggtcacgcacgcacgctctCGTGCCTTGCAGCAGTGTGCGCACTCACTCACGCCCATACCGAAGAAGGCATCTCGAGGCAAGACTTGCCCAGCACTGATACGTGGCGACGTTTGGACGACGACACCGAGACCCGGAGAGTCTTCCAGCGGATAAGCAGAGTTCTGTACAGCGCGTTCTAGGCGTACAGCCGTAAAGATgttgattgaattttaattggGGCCAACACAAAGCAACCGACGGGCTTGGTAAGCACTACCCGACGCCATTTCTTTGCCTTTAGATTGAATTCGGAAAACGGTTTCGCGCCACATGTACGGCATATCAAATTCTCGAATCCGTTTCCGATGATTCGCCAGAGTTCGTCATCACTTTATGACGTTGCCATACCGTACGGCATCCACTGTTTACACAACTGGTGTCGCTTGCTGTTGGGGAGGCCTGCCAATCGTAGACGAAATAAATGCTCATTTTGGCCTATTCCATTCGAACGGCACCGGGACGCAGCAGATAAGGTGCAGGCCGTTCGTTCCGGAGACAGAGTTCGTCTCTGAGTGTCAGACAAACTTCACCGAACCGAGCCCGTCTCATCACACGACCACACCAGGGCAATTGTCCtatatttaatttgtttactCTAACGTTATAGCCCTCTGCCCCAGCCCACCACACCACCCGGCCAGATGCGATGACAAAACAATTGTTTGCGTTTCAGACGATTGTAACTCTGCCATTGACGTGTCGATGCGCTTGTTAGTAAACCATGTTACCGAAGATGCTGTGTCGTGCTAAATCTAAGCTTTATCAACAACATAAAACGTGCGCTGGGGACGTGATGGCGCAGCAAATTAAAACCATTTGAACGTGTGAGGGCTAGGATGGAGGTACGCCAGGATCGCTGGGACACGATCGCCAACATATCGCTTCGAAGTCCACATGATGGATGAGTGTTTTACAAACAAAGGCAAGAATTCAAGATTTCTATAATGATTACCAGATGGCAAAGGGGCTCGCCAAGATCAGCATCAAATGCTCGAATGTCTACTCCAGTTGTCTAATGTAAATTGTTTAGTCCTCTCCAATGATACCTAAAACACTCACCATACTGAGGCCAAAAGATTCCGAATTTACTAACTTCAGATTCCAGAAACTGCTATACCAACATCATTCTCTCCGACAGGTTCGTAGCTTGTTGTGTTGAAATCTCCAACATTAAGCACGTGTCGGATATGCTTTTGAATTCTCATCTGATTGCTTATTAAACAACACAAGCAGCTAAAGACAACTTCACCTTATCACGCATACGATCGTATAACATTCAGCATCGAGAGTCTTGCTGCTTTCTGCAAATGCATATGCCACTCCGGGTGGCACGAGATCAAGCTATTAGGTCAATTGATTATaagcactgctgcagctgtgtAAACACACCTTCTCGCTCCTGGAAGGTTACCTTACCGGGAAGGTTATCAGCGACGTACAGAACGATGCTCGAATTGACGCCTAGCAGCGCCACTAATCGGTCGAGAAAAACAGTACCTAACCTCTACCATGTTTCTTTCATTGCAGCTGTGGAACGTGTGTTGTGGCTAAGATGCACTAGCCTGGGAAGTGGACCGCCTCATCCGCCTCATCATCACACCCTAGGATCATATCGTACCATATCGGCAGGCAGAAAGTTGTAGAATCCGACCATCACCATGTTTAAGCTACTCGGAGGTTTGAAGCAGTACTTCAAGCTACAGGAAATCCAGACGGACAATATAGTGTTCCGGCTGCACAACACCTTCACCACCGCACTGCTGCTCGCGTGCAGCCTAATCATAACCGCCACACAGTATGTCGGCAATCCGATCAGCTGCATCGTTGGCGGCGTTCCGGCCCACGTCGTCAACACGTTCTGCTGGATCTCGAGTACCTTCACCATGCCGGACGCGTTCCGCCGACAGGTTGGGTTGCGCGAGTGAGGCAGGGTACGCGAAACGGAAATGGAATTCTAAACCTTCCTCCCGCTTTTAGGTTGGACGTGAGGTGGCACATCCCGGCATCTCGAACGACTTCGATGACGAAGATGCGAAGAAATACTACACCTACTATCAGTGGGTCTGCTTTGTGCTGTTCTTCCAGGTAAGTCAAGAGCTCGATGCTTCATCCGGGTAAAACAATCATGTAACATTTTGCTCCGTGTGTTGGTGCCGTGTTCGTAGGCCATCGCTTGCTACACTCCAAAGTTCATCTGGGACGCGGTCGAAGGCGGTCTGATGCGGATGATTGTGATGGGGCTCAATCGGGGCGCGTGCAAGGAGCAGGAAAAATGTGTCAAGAAGCAGATACTGCTCGACTACCTGCTGACTCACCTCAAGCGGCACAAGATCTACGCCATTCGGTACTGGATCTGTGAAGCGCTCTGCTTCGTCAACATCGTGGTGCAGCTGTGGCTGATGAACCGCTTCTTCAACGGCGAGTTCATCTCGTACGGTTGGGACGTGCTGCAGTACTCGGACCAGCCGCAGGAGCAGCGAGCCGACCCGATGGTGTTTGTGTTCCCGCGCGTCACCAAGTGTAACTTCTACAAGTATGGTGCGTCCGGATCGATCCAAAAGCACGACGCGATGTGCATCCTCCCGCTGAACATCGTCAACGAGAAGACGTACATCTTTATCTGGTTCTGGTTTATCATCCTTGCCTCCTTTCTGGCTGGACTAATTTTGTACAGGTACGGGGAGTTCATCGGTACATTCACATCCCTTTTCTGTCACCATTCAAAGGCtttctccttccttccttccagaGCTGTCATCATTTTTGTGCCTTCGGTGCGATCGAAGCTGCTGAACGCACGGAACCGGATGGTGCCTCGGAACGTTGCGAAAACCATTTCGGCCCATCTGGACCTCGGCGACTGGTGGATCGTGTACATGCTGGCGCGCAATCTCGACCCAATCATATTCAAGGACGTTGCGACCGAGCTGGCGAAACGTATCGAGCTGAACGATTCGGACGAAAACGATCAGAACGAAAAGAAGCGAATGCACTAGCACGCACTGTAACTGTGTAACCTCACAGCTCACATTCCCGctattgcacaaaaaactatGCATAATGTAGGGGGGGTTTACCTGGTCAAAACACAAGCGCCCGTACAAGTAACATGATCAGCTTCATCATATTCATAGCCACGAAAcgattccttcttcttcctaggcactacaacctcgagaggtctcggtctgggatgggatttgaactggCAAAATTGTGCAAATGCAAAGTACGCCTGTTTTTTGTCCTGGAAAACCCCTATAACGCTGCCACCCCGTAGAAGGCCCACCAACGGTCCCTCTTTACGACTTCTATTCCATGGAATCTCTATTAGTGGTTCGAAAATCTGTTCCAAGACAATGAATCCAGGTTTCCTAGCGTGCCACACGTGCGGATCGAGTGATtgtttttacacgtaaaacgATCGACATTCCACGCTTGtttttagagagagagagagcggatTTTGTAACAGTTGTAATTGTTTTAATCAAACTCGGATCTATATTTATACAAGAGTTAGCGGTATAAACTAAATAATAAGTATCAACACTCTTCTGCCAACGCTTTTTAAAAGGGATAGTGTTGAGACCTAGAGCTAGAGCAGTGCACACCGCCGATGAGGCAATACTATCCAACAACGTGATCCCCTCCCGCGGTACGGGCACCCTCTCCTCCTGAGTGCTTCCGGGTACTTCCGATGCTTCTGCACGCAGACCGTAGCGCAGACCGAGCGGGTTAGATTATGTTGTAAGGAAAATCGACAATCAATAAAATGCAGGCTACAAGCACAAACGCTCTCGATGCTACGACGAAACCACCAAAAACGTGGTTACTAATTGCGAAGGGATTTTATGTCCGTGCGAAGAGAAGAAGCGAAGAAAGGCGACCAAAAGCCCAGAAACTATAAACCTGCACCCCAAACGGCGCAGGCCATCTTTCCTCCCTCGTTCCTATCATCCAATTCGGCCGCGTGTTAGTAGTTCCACAGGTGCATGGTGAAACGATTGGTTGGGATGGCGATCCTtccattttttgctttgtcTTGTGGAAGCAAACGCTCATTTATCATCCTTGTGGAACGATACAAAAACCACATCGCCACCAACGCTGATGAGACATTGGCCCTGGAAGAGAAAGATGGGTGCGAGAATAAAGTCTCGACAGTCGTCACGCCACGCCACGCCACGCCACAACTCGAACTGAAAATCGTACTGGAACCgtgtaaacacacacaagcacacgcaACATTCAGCAAAACACAACGTCCGGAACAGAAAGTATGCTCCAAAAGCAAGGAATAAGCTCATCGTCACTCACCTGATTCTTGTGCACATTATCCAGCAGCGTGAGGTCGTTCAGATAGAACGCAATCATTGCATTGCCGCCAAGGGAGGTGACGTGCGCTCGCACGATGGACAGCACCTCGGAGATGAAGCTGTGCACAAAGCCGCATATGCCGCCAGTCTCCCGGATCGAGGTGCACTCCCGGATGAAGAAAAAGTTCAGATTGCCGAGATACTTTTCGATCTTGCCGCCGGGAATGTAGCTGAGCGTCGTAATGTCCACCCCGTAACCATCCTTCAGCGGAATCTGCCGAATGAAGTTTGTGATTCGAAAGATGATCAATCCAAAGCGCCAACTGAACTCGCAAAAAAACCCTATCCTACCATTTTCGCCGATCGATTGATTTTGCTGTGGTACGACGAAGAGGTCATCGATTTTGTGCCCCGAGTTTTGAAACTTTTTACAATCGACGGTACCGGCGTGGTTGCTGCCGATGCCGACGAGGGTGGCCCCGACGTGTCCATCGAATCCTCATCCAAGGAAAACATCATATCGTCATCTGGAAGGGGTAAAGggacagcgagagagagagagagaggaaggtTTGAATTGATTCAATTCAACTGGTTTTCGCTCAATCACTCACCATTGCTGCTTCTGATTGGTGCCGAGTGTTCTCGGGTCGCGTTACCATGCACCGACGGCGAAGGGCCCGGTGTTTGATGGGTTTGTGTGCTGCACTTGCGCTTCAACCTGCTCGTACCGTCCCCGAGCCCCAGCGTCATCCCCGACACGACGATCTGTATTTCGTCCGGTTCGGGAAAATCGAGCTTGTAGCGCAGATCGCACAGCACGCACGGTCGCATCGAGCGGAGCTTGTAGTAGATCAGCTTCAGCAGTCCCTGGAAGCGCTTGTTGAGATTTCTGGTCGTATGCTGCAAACTGTACGGCAGCTTGGCACGCCACACCTGCGTGAACATCTGAAACTGGCGTACGTTGTCCAGCACCTCCGTCGAGATGCCGGGCATCGTTTGTAAGTTGACTACATAGAACCcactggaaaaaaaaaatggacaacGAAAAGGACAATTAGACCGTCGCCGCTCATCGCAATTCCCGGCTACAAACACTCACTCTGGTGCAATTTCCGGCTCTTTCTCGAACGTGAGCAAATCCAAATCGAAAATGTCGTCCAGCTCGAGCACGCAGGCCGACTTCTGCATGCACACCAAGTCCAGCTCCTTTCCGCCTCCTTCGCGCTCCTCCCTCGCGCCCGGCCCGATGCCACCCGCGCTCGACTGCAGCTGTTCGGCGTCGGAATCGTACACGCACTGCAGCTGGTACGCGTGAATGTTTTGCTCGACGATGCTCTGCACCATCTTCTGCAGCTCCTGAAGCTTGCGCTCGTCGGGAAACGTGCTGCTGTCGACGATTTGGGGAAGCAACGGTTTCGGAAGGGCGGTAAGATAAACGGCTGTCCCGGTCGCGATCAGCGCGATCGTCTTTTCTCCAATCGTTATGTTGGACCGCAGGCCAAAGATGGCGTTCATTCCCTTGATTTTGAGCTTGTTCACGAGCAGCTTGTGCAGCTCGTACTCCAGAAACGGCAGTGCGTCCGATATTTCCTTCCCGTTCGCCTCACTTTTCAGGTCCCGTTTAAGGCGGCAGGTGTGCGCTTGTATAAGACTGCCGCGCCCCGACACTGGCACACCGTCCGGGATTTCGATGGTCGTAATCAGCACATCCGGCACAATGCCATTCCTGTAAagttaaaaatcaaacaaccgCTAATAAGCGAACAGCACACTCTCCGTTGCAACGCTGCTTACTTGCACATTGAACATTTGACCGCGTTTATGCGAAAGTTCACCGAGCCGAGCGAGTACGGCACGTGGCATATCGTACATTTGCTGCTCATGCCGCTCACTCCATCGTAAATGCCGTCGGCTTCTACCGTGTTCGGGGTCTGCTCTCGCGATCCGCTACACTCTCGATCAAAGTCTTGTCTGTCCAGCGATGATGTCATGTGCTCCTTGCCGCCGACTTCTGCTCCACCATCTCCGGAAGCGTTCAGCGACGCGTCAGCCATCCACATGTCGGTACCGAACTGGAGATTTATTACTGCCGCCGTTCCAGTGGCCGAAAGTACGCAAATGTCGTCACTGTAAAGGGTATGGATTAAAGGATAAGCATTTAGCTACCGGTACTCCCTCCCTTCCCCAACAAAGAAGAATACGCACTCGATGGTGGTTTGCTCCACGTAGCCGAGAATAACGTTACATCCTAACGAGCGAGCATGCGATCGAACCTCCGTCCGTATCTCATTCCACCAACTGTCACGGGTTTCGGGCTCGTTCGGGTTCGGCACACGCTCCAACAGCTTTACCGATCGTGCGGTAACTGTAGCGCCTGTTCGGTTTCACACAGAAAGTGCATCATTATTATCGCTCGACGCAAATCCCATCGCCACCATGCACCTCCTGCTTACCTATGTACCGTATAATGCCGGCAGGATATTTAGTCATGGTGAAAAAAGGATACTCCAACATTTCCAGCATGT from Anopheles stephensi strain Indian chromosome 2, UCI_ANSTEP_V1.0, whole genome shotgun sequence includes the following:
- the LOC118505263 gene encoding C2 domain-containing protein 5; translation: MPGKVKVKVLAGRNLPVMDRSSDTTDAFVEIKLGNVTYKTDVCRKTLNPHWNSEWYTFEVEDAELQDEPLQIRLMDYDTYTANDAIGKVYINLSPLLHSTSKSRTGKGSITSGWLPVYDTIHGVRGEIHVIVKVDLFTDFNKFRQSSCGVLFFHSSNIPYGYSIAMYHGFVEELVVNDDPEYQWIDKIRTPRASNEARQLAFMKLSAQVQRKIGIKAIEMGANAVIGYMQCYDLEGDVGVVARGIGTAVSLTKINESFSQHIGEEILVEEHKLSGSSDFGDAPRRAIGISVEANNHASGNSPTKLGTPIVNALLTKDSACVPICRRSSDSDLSITPKGSSCPLDKSIGIVRNYGANNGNTKSIMIMNYDMLEMLEYPFFTMTKYPAGIIRYIGATVTARSVKLLERVPNPNEPETRDSWWNEIRTEVRSHARSLGCNVILGYVEQTTIDDDICVLSATGTAAVINLQFGTDMWMADASLNASGDGGAEVGGKEHMTSSLDRQDFDRECSGSREQTPNTVEADGIYDGVSGMSSKCTICHVPYSLGSVNFRINAVKCSMCKNGIVPDVLITTIEIPDGVPVSGRGSLIQAHTCRLKRDLKSEANGKEISDALPFLEYELHKLLVNKLKIKGMNAIFGLRSNITIGEKTIALIATGTAVYLTALPKPLLPQIVDSSTFPDERKLQELQKMVQSIVEQNIHAYQLQCVYDSDAEQLQSSAGGIGPGAREEREGGGKELDLVCMQKSACVLELDDIFDLDLLTFEKEPEIAPDGFYVVNLQTMPGISTEVLDNVRQFQMFTQVWRAKLPYSLQHTTRNLNKRFQGLLKLIYYKLRSMRPCVLCDLRYKLDFPEPDEIQIVVSGMTLGLGDGTSRLKRKCSTQTHQTPGPSPSVHGNATREHSAPIRSSNDDDMMFSLDEDSMDTSGPPSSASAATTPVPSIVKSFKTRGTKSMTSSSYHSKINRSAKMIPLKDGYGVDITTLSYIPGGKIEKYLGNLNFFFIRECTSIRETGGICGFVHSFISEVLSIVRAHVTSLGGNAMIAFYLNDLTLLDNVHKNQGQCLISVGGDVVFVSFHKDDK
- the LOC118505226 gene encoding innexin inx1, translating into MFKLLGGLKQYFKLQEIQTDNIVFRLHNTFTTALLLACSLIITATQYVGNPISCIVGGVPAHVVNTFCWISSTFTMPDAFRRQVGREVAHPGISNDFDDEDAKKYYTYYQWVCFVLFFQAIACYTPKFIWDAVEGGLMRMIVMGLNRGACKEQEKCVKKQILLDYLLTHLKRHKIYAIRYWICEALCFVNIVVQLWLMNRFFNGEFISYGWDVLQYSDQPQEQRADPMVFVFPRVTKCNFYKYGASGSIQKHDAMCILPLNIVNEKTYIFIWFWFIILASFLAGLILYRAVIIFVPSVRSKLLNARNRMVPRNVAKTISAHLDLGDWWIVYMLARNLDPIIFKDVATELAKRIELNDSDENDQNEKKRMH